A stretch of the Notamacropus eugenii isolate mMacEug1 chromosome 2, mMacEug1.pri_v2, whole genome shotgun sequence genome encodes the following:
- the LOC140523124 gene encoding intelectin-2-like: MLVTEEGSADGLYFLQTGNGNICQTFCDVSSGGGGWTLVASVHENHLAGKCTQGDRWSSQQGNREDYPEGDGNWANYATFGSAEGATSDDYKNPGYYDIQAQDLAIWHVPNKSPLQQWRNSSLLRYRTYIHFFSHEGGNLFGLYQKYPVKYGTGKCWTDNGPAVPVIYDFGDAEKTAKYYSPLSQSELVGGFVQFRVYNNERAVNALCAGVRVTGCNTEHVSPGTH; encoded by the exons ATGTTGGTGACCGAAGAGGGCAGTGCTG ATGGCCTATACTTCCTTCAGACTGGGAATGGGAACATTTGCCAGACCTTTTGTGACGTGAGTTCTGGGGGAGGTGGCTGGACCCTGGTGGCCAGTGTGCATGAGAATCACTTGGCAGGGAAGTGCACCCAGGGGGATCGTTGGTCCAGCCAGCAGGGGAACAGAGAAGACTACCCTGAAGGTGATGGGAATTGGGCCAATTATGCCACCTTTGGATCTGCAGAAGGTGCTACCAGTGATGACTACAAG AACCCAGGTTACTATGACATCCAAGCCCAGGACCTGGCCATCTGGCATGTGCCCAACAAGTCTCCCCTGCAGCAGTGGCGGAATAGTTCCCTGCTTAGATATCGTACATACATTCACTTCTTCAGTCATGAGGGAGGGAACCTGTTTGGCCTTTATCAG AAGTATCCAGTGAAGTACGGGACTGGTAAGTGTTGGACGGACAATGGTCCAGCTGTGCCCGTCATCTATGACTTTGGGGATGCAGAAAAAACTGCCAAGTATTACTCTCCATTGAGCCAGA GTGAACTTGTTGGAGGCTTTGTCCAGTTCCGGGTATATAATAATGAAAGAGCAGTCAATGCTCTGTGTGCTGGAGTGCGAGTCACTGGATGCAACACTGAACATGTGAGTCCTGGGACCCATTAG